The Oncorhynchus masou masou isolate Uvic2021 chromosome 8, UVic_Omas_1.1, whole genome shotgun sequence genome has a window encoding:
- the LOC135543807 gene encoding keratin-associated protein 5-1-like: MLYDTCVCVCVRACAGVPVRACLCGRACVRVPVGACLCARACACVRVPVWACLCACVRVPVCLCERACVRVPVWACLCACVHVPVWACLCACGACLCLACLCAYVRVPVWACLCARACVRACLCGGACVGVPVWACLCARACVGVPVWACLCVCVRVPVCLCARACVGVPVCLCARACVRVPVCLCARAYVPAWACLCARACVGVPVCACLCGRACVRMPVCLCSCVGVPV, from the coding sequence ATGCTTTATgacacgtgtgtgtgcgtgtgcgtgcgtgcctgtgcgGGCGTGCCTGTGCGGGCGTGCCTGTGCGGGCGTGCCTGCGTGCGCGTGCCTGTGGGCGCGTGCCTGTGTGCGcgtgcctgtgcctgtgtgcgCGTGCCTGTGTGGGCGTGCCTCTGTGCCTGTGTGcgcgtgcctgtgtgcctgtgtgagcgTGCCTGTGTGCGCGTGCCTGTGTGggcgtgcctgtgtgcctgtgtgcacgTGCCTGTGTGGGCATGCCTGTGTGCCTGTGGCGCATGCCTGTGTTTAGCGTGCCTGTGTGCCTATGTGCGCGTGCCTGTGTGGGCGTGCCTGTGTGCGCGTGCCTGTGTGCGCGCGTGCCTGTGTGGGGGTGCCTGTGTGGGCGTGCCTGTGTGGGCGTGCCTGTGTGCGCGTGCCTGTGTGGGCGTGCCTGTGTGggcgtgcctgtgtgtctgtgtgcgcgtgcctgtgtgcctgtgtgcgcgtgcctgtgtgggcgtgcctgtgtgcctgtgtgcgcgtgcatgtgtgcgcgtgcctgtgtgcctgtgtgcgcgtGCCTATGTGCCTGCGTGGGCGTGCCTGTGTGCGCGTGCCTGTGTGGGCGTGCCTGTGTGCGCGTGCCTGTGTGGGCGTGCCTGTGTGCGcatgcctgtgtgcctgtgttccTGTGTGGGTgtgcctgtgtga